Proteins encoded together in one Candidatus Kaiserbacteria bacterium window:
- a CDS encoding transposase translates to MFFHVLNRGVEKRPIVHDDIDRIRFVHDLFIFNNKCSVDPNHRLKENPFGDQGRDPLVHIHAWCLMDNHYHLLLSPVDNDVANISLFMKKLNMGYAKYFNEKYERSGYLWQGKYKKIEIERDAHFLYIPFYIHLNPLDYTHPNWRNGSIKNLKKMLSDLSSYRWSSYLDYMGTKNFPSVIEEQTLHEVLGSSSSQKKQIAQIVTQADVATLSNNFE, encoded by the coding sequence ATGTTCTTCCATGTACTGAATCGTGGTGTAGAAAAACGACCTATAGTCCACGATGATATTGACCGAATACGTTTTGTTCATGACCTTTTCATATTCAACAACAAGTGCTCTGTAGACCCAAATCATAGGCTTAAAGAAAATCCATTTGGTGACCAAGGTAGAGACCCTTTAGTGCATATACATGCGTGGTGTCTTATGGATAATCACTATCACCTACTTCTCTCTCCTGTCGATAATGATGTCGCAAATATTTCGCTTTTCATGAAAAAGTTAAATATGGGGTATGCAAAGTACTTTAATGAAAAATATGAGCGCTCGGGCTACCTGTGGCAAGGAAAGTACAAAAAGATAGAAATAGAAAGAGATGCACATTTTCTCTATATCCCTTTCTATATCCATCTTAACCCGCTTGACTACACCCATCCAAATTGGCGCAACGGATCTATTAAGAATCTAAAAAAGATGTTGTCTGATTTATCTTCATATCGCTGGAGTAGTTACCTAGATTATATGGGCACCAAAAATTTTCCTTCTGTTATAGAAGAACAAACATTACATGAAGTGCTCGGTTCGTCATCTAGTCAGAAAAAGCAAATTGCTCAAATTGTTACACAAGCAGATGTAGCTACTCTCTCGAACAACTTCGAATAA
- a CDS encoding aldehyde dehydrogenase: MKKTKIAINGFGRIGRAFFKLAAMRSELEIVAVNDLGDKSNLEYLLTYDSVYGKTGESILKQFSSVEFLQERDPEKLPWGDLDIDIVVEATGVFASYEKAKVHLTSGAKRVVVSAPVKDNPEDAGVTGATVLMGVNDDDLETCEISSNASCTTNAGSPVIGILDEVIGIDKAMLNTVHGYTATQRTVDGPSAKDPRRGRAAAVNIIPTSTGAAKATTQAHTQLEDKFDGIALRVPVPSGSIADITFIAKRDTSVEEVNEVLSSAAGNVRWSKVFAVTNEPLVSTDIIGDTHASIADLGMTRVVGGNLVKVLAWYDNEVGYAQALVEHVITSGSHI, from the coding sequence ATGAAAAAGACAAAAATAGCTATAAATGGTTTTGGACGTATCGGTCGCGCATTCTTTAAATTAGCAGCAATGCGTAGTGAGTTAGAAATAGTCGCTGTTAATGATTTAGGTGATAAATCAAATTTAGAATACTTACTTACATATGATTCAGTATATGGAAAGACCGGTGAAAGTATTTTAAAACAGTTTAGTTCAGTAGAGTTTTTACAAGAACGTGATCCAGAGAAGCTTCCATGGGGAGATTTAGACATTGATATCGTAGTTGAAGCAACAGGTGTATTCGCGAGTTATGAAAAAGCTAAGGTACACCTTACTTCGGGTGCTAAACGAGTCGTTGTTTCGGCTCCGGTTAAAGATAATCCGGAAGATGCTGGAGTGACTGGCGCAACGGTGCTTATGGGAGTAAATGATGATGACCTCGAGACATGTGAAATAAGTTCGAACGCATCGTGTACAACAAATGCTGGGAGTCCCGTGATAGGAATTCTTGATGAAGTTATAGGTATTGATAAAGCGATGCTTAACACAGTACACGGTTATACTGCAACGCAGAGAACTGTTGATGGACCGTCAGCTAAAGACCCACGTCGAGGTCGCGCTGCCGCAGTGAACATTATCCCAACGTCGACCGGCGCTGCGAAAGCGACAACCCAAGCGCATACGCAACTCGAAGATAAATTTGATGGCATTGCATTGCGAGTTCCTGTTCCTTCAGGCTCTATTGCAGACATCACTTTTATTGCAAAACGTGATACAAGTGTAGAAGAGGTAAATGAAGTGCTGAGTAGTGCTGCGGGAAATGTACGGTGGAGTAAGGTATTTGCGGTAACAAACGAACCACTGGTCTCTACTGACATTATTGGCGATACACATGCATCTATCGCTGACCTCGGTATGACACGTGTGGTGGGTGGGAATTTGGTAAAAGTTTTAGCTTGGTACGATAATGAAGTAGGATATGCACAAGCACTAGTTGAGCATGTAATTACCTCTGGTTCACATATATAG